The following proteins are encoded in a genomic region of Phycisphaera sp.:
- the mnmA gene encoding tRNA 2-thiouridine(34) synthase MnmA yields MPTEIPAHVLESIPPADGRKALVAMSGGVDSSVAAAAMVQAGWDVVGCFMRLGSPDEDLDAEGTRIGHRGCCSVGDAHDARLVAADLGIPLYVCNFRDDFGRIIDYFVDAYAQGRTPNPCVRCNDWLKFGKLHSYAKSVGASVVVSGHYARVDRSGPTTRFLRGRDHAKDQSYVLFGAPQDRLAEMVLPIGEFETKAEVRDAAQALSMNVASKPDSQEICFVPDDDYAGLVERRRPELAAAGSVLTLDGKPLGDHAGQHRYTIGQRRGLGIAAADPLYVVSKDPAANTVTVGPADALHCAAVEVGEANWLGPKPEDGSTVLVRYRAHGYECSARITHLPDGDRSTPSGRSGRFALEFEQPQRAIAPGQAAVLYDTKNPDLVLGGGWIESA; encoded by the coding sequence GTGCCGACAGAGATCCCAGCCCATGTCCTCGAATCCATCCCCCCCGCCGACGGCCGCAAGGCCCTCGTGGCGATGTCGGGCGGGGTCGATTCGTCCGTCGCCGCCGCAGCCATGGTGCAGGCCGGCTGGGATGTAGTCGGCTGCTTCATGCGCCTGGGCTCGCCCGACGAGGACCTCGACGCCGAGGGCACCCGCATCGGCCACCGCGGCTGCTGCTCGGTCGGCGACGCCCACGACGCGAGGTTGGTCGCCGCCGACCTGGGCATCCCGCTGTACGTGTGCAACTTCCGCGACGACTTCGGCCGCATCATCGATTACTTCGTCGACGCCTACGCCCAGGGTCGCACGCCCAACCCCTGCGTGCGTTGCAACGACTGGCTGAAGTTCGGCAAGCTCCATAGCTACGCAAAAAGCGTGGGCGCCTCGGTGGTCGTCAGCGGCCACTACGCCCGCGTCGACCGCTCGGGTCCCACGACCCGGTTCCTGCGCGGCCGCGACCACGCCAAGGACCAGTCGTACGTCCTCTTCGGCGCACCACAAGATCGCTTGGCCGAGATGGTGCTGCCCATCGGCGAGTTCGAGACCAAGGCCGAGGTGCGCGACGCCGCCCAGGCCCTTAGCATGAACGTCGCCAGCAAGCCAGACAGCCAAGAGATCTGCTTCGTGCCCGACGACGACTATGCGGGCCTGGTCGAACGCCGCCGGCCCGAGCTCGCCGCCGCGGGCTCGGTGCTGACCCTCGACGGCAAGCCCCTGGGCGACCACGCCGGCCAGCACCGCTACACCATCGGCCAGCGCCGCGGCCTGGGCATCGCCGCCGCCGACCCGCTGTACGTGGTCTCGAAGGATCCCGCAGCAAACACCGTCACCGTCGGCCCGGCCGACGCATTGCACTGCGCCGCCGTCGAGGTTGGCGAAGCCAATTGGCTCGGGCCCAAGCCGGAAGACGGCTCGACCGTGCTCGTGCGCTACCGCGCCCACGGATACGAGTGTTCCGCCCGTATCACGCACCTGCCCGACGGCGATCGCTCGACACCCTCCGGCCGGTCCGGCCGCTTCGCCCTGGAGTTCGAACAGCCCCAGCGGGCCATCGCCCCGGGCCAGGCGGCCGTGCTCTACGACACAAAAAACCCCGATCTCGTGCTCGGCGGCGGCTGGATCGAATCGGCCTGA
- a CDS encoding amino acid adenylation domain-containing protein — MAQHARRVAIEEWPTGRTLTYAQLDAASRTLAARLAREGIGPGSLVPLVMPRCAGYLVAVVAILRRGAAYAPIDPAAPRREAMLEPLGSPVVVGQEPGMLDPASVADSGEPSGSPEADTNPDAPAYVMYTSGTTGTPKGVVVPHRAVVRLVIDTDFASFGPHHRWGVMSAVAFDASTLEIWGALLHGGCCVVQTMPVPSLEDLADYLTKGRVSDTWLTASLFNAMVDEHPTAMAGMGQLLTGGERESVPHIRRFKARCPDVRLIHGYGPTENTTFSLCHTISDEDARGDRIPIGTPISGSTIRIVEPGAPADSPTQPLSEGELIVGGAGLALGYLNDEARTAEKFPIDSDGQRWYRTGDLVRMREDGAAVFVGRVDRQAKIRGHRVEPDGVESELAACHGVDQAAVAVTGDSAETRRMIAFFVPSANATTAIVRDQLAERLPPTMIPERFIAIDTMPIGTTGKADRNALLAQLRSQAPRHPQHASTDTQARLIDLFSRRLNHAVAAHERFQDAGGHSLLAMRLAADVRREFGVALPAAEILRRQTIASIADLVDELPPASDERSDNAIDPVGDIRRRASLEHARDATAGAMLVHHAWHLSTAMDTDRLRAAWLALLDRHDALRTSVAFTDTGPMLAEHDPHRADVFHAEHDRLAAPDGGDPSVRAAALRTIGPDDPPARMHVWDVSDGSQLVLMVFHHAAIDEWSLDIITDELDKLLAGAPLPAAQPYTTFVRAESMMRSDNLASDLAERIARGHPPTADLPPAGPQPGLNHLISDPALTTEALDTRAAQLGVGPAALAAAALGIALRERYGPPGRWIMSPFARRPSDTLQRVVGCCLDMRLIEAAGEDFASVTHTLHQQMLAAQESNTLPLESLIDVVRGSDSARADDATRFGLTYRHIDDAPRPLGETTAVPIDIGVSAARFGLCLHVERRSAGLRVWLEASQSHFTTESLDQLSSRIVDILLDRSTSPDTSTPRASIATSNTTEPIGSIHERHELAHLWHDLLGVHPDKNSNFFHGGGTSLLAMRMAAAIHKRLGRKLMLNQFLRRPTFDGLVQSIRDDIEHPFAEFSTTDAGECRSDTPWCVAIPGSAGRAIDFYRFWSELDKNGTPAMDMLAFDLATIALGEATTFDPKRFFARFTALTHSYAITNERRGPLTIMGYSLGGLVALDMANKLAQLGHTIDRVVLLDAYAPPYLSRTPAWYLGKINARVRQFGRPRIPTHKAKAQHASGDAHAAEASRAAWQSIHGQLVRWSPPTLDIPTTLIRSGPAWKHVRPVRRAATNGLGRALRGPVDIRVLDVEHLAMLTSGADRLANELQDLLTTQTTAPTPGLRENQPSPIARLPD; from the coding sequence ATGGCGCAGCACGCCCGGCGTGTCGCCATCGAGGAGTGGCCAACTGGCCGGACGCTGACGTACGCCCAGCTCGACGCGGCGAGCCGAACCCTGGCCGCTCGCCTCGCGCGCGAGGGCATCGGGCCCGGCTCTCTGGTGCCGCTGGTGATGCCGCGCTGCGCAGGCTACCTCGTCGCCGTCGTCGCCATCCTCCGCCGCGGCGCGGCGTACGCACCCATCGACCCTGCCGCACCCCGCCGCGAGGCCATGCTCGAACCGCTGGGTTCCCCGGTTGTCGTCGGGCAAGAACCCGGCATGCTCGACCCGGCCAGCGTGGCCGACTCGGGTGAACCAAGTGGCTCGCCCGAAGCCGACACCAACCCCGACGCTCCGGCGTACGTCATGTACACCAGCGGCACAACGGGCACGCCCAAGGGCGTTGTCGTCCCGCATCGGGCCGTCGTGCGCCTCGTCATCGATACCGACTTCGCGAGCTTCGGCCCCCACCACCGCTGGGGCGTCATGAGCGCGGTGGCCTTCGACGCGTCCACGCTCGAGATCTGGGGCGCCCTGCTGCACGGCGGCTGTTGTGTCGTCCAGACCATGCCGGTGCCGAGCCTCGAGGACCTTGCCGACTACCTCACCAAGGGCCGCGTGAGCGACACCTGGCTCACCGCCTCGCTCTTCAATGCGATGGTCGACGAGCACCCGACCGCGATGGCGGGCATGGGCCAGCTCCTCACCGGTGGCGAACGCGAGAGCGTCCCCCATATCAGGCGTTTCAAGGCCAGATGCCCGGACGTCAGGCTCATCCACGGCTACGGCCCGACCGAGAACACGACCTTCAGCCTGTGCCACACGATCTCCGACGAAGACGCCCGGGGCGATCGCATCCCCATCGGCACGCCGATCAGCGGGAGCACGATTCGGATCGTTGAACCCGGCGCTCCCGCCGATTCGCCAACGCAGCCGCTCAGCGAGGGCGAACTCATCGTCGGTGGCGCGGGGTTGGCGTTGGGCTACCTCAACGACGAAGCCCGAACCGCAGAGAAGTTCCCCATCGATTCCGACGGCCAGCGTTGGTACCGAACCGGTGACCTCGTCCGCATGCGCGAGGATGGTGCCGCAGTGTTCGTGGGCCGCGTCGATCGCCAGGCCAAGATCCGCGGCCACCGCGTTGAACCCGACGGTGTCGAGAGCGAATTGGCCGCGTGCCACGGCGTCGATCAGGCCGCCGTCGCGGTTACGGGCGACTCGGCGGAAACGCGGCGCATGATCGCGTTCTTCGTGCCATCTGCCAATGCCACCACGGCGATCGTGCGCGACCAGCTCGCCGAGCGCCTCCCACCCACGATGATACCCGAGCGGTTCATCGCCATCGACACCATGCCCATCGGCACCACGGGCAAGGCCGATCGCAACGCATTACTCGCCCAACTCAGGAGCCAAGCACCGCGGCATCCGCAACACGCATCGACCGACACCCAGGCACGATTGATCGACCTCTTCTCTCGGCGGCTGAACCACGCCGTCGCCGCACATGAACGCTTCCAGGACGCCGGCGGCCACTCGCTGCTGGCCATGCGTCTGGCTGCCGACGTGCGCCGCGAGTTCGGCGTGGCGCTGCCCGCCGCCGAGATCCTCCGCCGGCAGACGATCGCAAGCATCGCTGACTTGGTCGACGAGTTACCACCCGCCAGCGACGAACGCTCCGATAACGCAATCGATCCCGTTGGCGACATCCGACGCCGTGCCAGCCTCGAGCACGCCCGCGACGCCACGGCCGGTGCCATGCTCGTGCATCACGCGTGGCACCTGTCCACCGCCATGGACACCGATCGCCTCCGCGCGGCGTGGCTCGCGCTGCTCGACCGACACGACGCCCTACGCACCAGCGTCGCCTTCACCGACACCGGCCCGATGCTCGCCGAACACGATCCACACCGGGCCGATGTGTTCCACGCCGAACACGACCGCCTCGCCGCGCCAGACGGTGGCGATCCGTCCGTCCGCGCCGCCGCGCTCCGCACCATCGGCCCCGATGACCCACCAGCACGCATGCACGTCTGGGACGTGAGCGATGGCTCGCAACTCGTGCTCATGGTGTTCCACCACGCCGCCATCGACGAGTGGTCGCTCGACATCATCACCGATGAACTCGACAAGTTGCTTGCCGGTGCGCCATTGCCCGCTGCCCAGCCATACACCACCTTTGTGCGCGCCGAGAGCATGATGCGCAGCGATAACTTGGCCTCAGATCTCGCAGAGCGCATCGCCCGCGGCCACCCCCCCACCGCCGATCTGCCGCCCGCGGGCCCGCAGCCCGGCTTGAATCACCTGATTTCTGATCCGGCGTTGACGACCGAGGCGCTGGACACTCGTGCCGCACAACTTGGCGTGGGCCCGGCCGCTCTGGCCGCGGCCGCACTCGGCATCGCGCTCCGCGAGCGCTACGGCCCACCAGGACGGTGGATCATGTCGCCCTTCGCCCGCCGCCCCAGCGACACACTCCAGCGTGTTGTTGGCTGCTGCCTCGACATGCGGTTGATCGAAGCCGCCGGTGAGGACTTCGCCTCGGTAACGCACACCCTGCACCAGCAGATGCTCGCCGCCCAGGAGAGCAACACCCTGCCACTCGAGTCGCTGATCGATGTCGTCCGCGGGTCCGATTCGGCGCGCGCGGACGATGCGACGCGCTTCGGGCTCACCTATCGCCACATCGACGACGCGCCCCGCCCGTTGGGTGAGACCACGGCGGTGCCAATCGATATAGGCGTCTCTGCTGCTCGTTTCGGATTGTGCCTGCATGTGGAACGGCGATCGGCCGGGCTGCGCGTATGGCTCGAAGCATCGCAGTCCCACTTCACAACCGAATCGCTCGACCAGCTCTCATCGCGCATCGTTGATATCCTGCTCGATCGCTCGACAAGCCCAGACACCTCCACGCCGCGAGCATCAATCGCGACGAGCAACACCACCGAACCAATCGGTTCGATCCACGAACGGCACGAGCTCGCCCACCTCTGGCACGACCTTTTAGGTGTTCACCCGGACAAGAACAGCAACTTCTTCCATGGCGGCGGAACAAGCCTTCTCGCGATGCGGATGGCCGCGGCTATCCACAAGCGTCTTGGCCGGAAGTTGATGCTGAACCAGTTCCTCCGCCGCCCCACCTTTGATGGGTTGGTGCAGAGCATTCGCGACGACATCGAGCATCCGTTTGCCGAATTCTCCACAACCGATGCCGGCGAATGTCGATCGGACACACCATGGTGCGTCGCGATCCCGGGTTCTGCCGGTCGTGCGATCGATTTCTATCGGTTCTGGTCAGAGCTGGACAAGAACGGTACGCCCGCGATGGACATGCTCGCCTTTGACCTGGCCACGATCGCGCTGGGCGAAGCGACAACGTTCGACCCCAAGCGTTTTTTTGCTCGGTTCACCGCGCTCACGCACTCGTACGCCATCACGAACGAACGACGCGGCCCACTGACCATCATGGGTTATTCACTCGGCGGGTTGGTGGCGCTCGACATGGCCAACAAGCTCGCCCAGCTCGGCCACACGATCGACCGGGTCGTGCTGCTCGACGCGTACGCGCCGCCATATCTCAGTCGCACACCCGCGTGGTATCTGGGCAAGATCAACGCGCGAGTCCGGCAGTTTGGCAGACCCAGAATACCCACGCACAAGGCCAAGGCGCAACACGCCAGCGGCGACGCCCACGCCGCGGAAGCCAGCCGAGCAGCATGGCAGAGCATTCACGGCCAGCTTGTTCGGTGGTCGCCGCCAACATTGGATATCCCGACCACGCTCATACGATCCGGCCCGGCATGGAAGCACGTACGCCCGGTCCGTCGCGCGGCAACAAACGGACTCGGACGGGCCCTTCGTGGGCCCGTTGATATCCGTGTGCTCGACGTTGAACACCTAGCCATGCTGACATCTGGCGCGGACCGACTCGCCAATGAGTTGCAAGACCTGCTCACAACCCAAACCACTGCCCCTACACCCGGATTACGCGAGAACCAGCCGTCGCCCATCGCGCGTCTCCCGGACTGA
- the pdeM gene encoding ligase-associated DNA damage response endonuclease PdeM, translating to MSVVIGDVTVTMAGHELWLLPERAVYWPSHRWLFVADTHWGKCQAFRDAGSALPVGPLQADLDRLCAVARRVEAERVVVLGDLVHNRSSLAGGMDDLIQKWRPSLPCDLALVPGNHDRVVTSPRASGLLERWGIVSLPPIVDIGGLKLSHEPPVAASSATLCGHVHPAVRMRGRAESMKLPCFWHSVEFQALVLPAFSSFVDGAIVKVSPGDARWATAGSRVIRV from the coding sequence ATGAGCGTGGTGATCGGGGACGTCACAGTGACGATGGCGGGCCACGAGCTGTGGCTGTTGCCCGAGCGTGCGGTGTATTGGCCAAGCCATCGATGGTTGTTCGTGGCCGATACGCACTGGGGCAAGTGCCAGGCGTTCCGAGACGCGGGCAGCGCGTTGCCCGTGGGTCCATTGCAGGCCGACCTTGATCGCTTGTGCGCCGTGGCGAGGCGGGTCGAGGCCGAACGCGTGGTGGTTCTGGGTGACTTGGTCCACAACCGTTCGTCTCTGGCCGGAGGCATGGACGATCTGATCCAGAAGTGGCGGCCATCGTTGCCGTGTGATTTGGCCCTCGTCCCCGGAAATCACGATCGGGTCGTCACCAGCCCTCGCGCCTCGGGCTTGCTCGAGCGGTGGGGCATCGTATCGCTCCCGCCCATCGTCGATATCGGTGGCCTGAAGCTGTCCCATGAGCCTCCAGTCGCGGCATCGAGTGCCACGCTCTGCGGCCATGTCCATCCCGCGGTGCGCATGCGTGGCCGTGCCGAATCGATGAAGCTGCCCTGCTTCTGGCACAGCGTGGAATTCCAAGCATTGGTGCTGCCCGCATTCTCGAGCTTTGTTGATGGGGCAATCGTGAAGGTCAGTCCGGGAGACGCGCGATGGGCGACGGCTGGTTCTCGCGTAATCCGGGTGTAG
- a CDS encoding ligase-associated DNA damage response DEXH box helicase, translating to MSKTQTKPGSTLDRLRGWFADRGWQPHAFQEESWALLAEGRSGLILVPTGSGKTYAAYLGPLAELADAGAKPRGLSILYISPLRALSRDIEQALRAPIEALDLPYSVESRTGDTSSTIRSRQRRSLPSVLVTTPESLCLLLTQEGALEKFSDLQSIVVDEWHELLSSKRGSQVELALARLRKFAPGVRTWGLSATISNAPEAAAALVGTGAEPAVVRAPIDRPVIVESLRPTNVRRFPWAGHMGLAMLDEVLSYLDPSKPTLLFTNTRSQAEKWYHAIAIKRPEWEGRIALHHGSIDREERERVELGVKAGGIGIVVCTSSLDLGVDFAPVERVVQIGSPKGVARIMQRAGRARHRPGEPCEITCVPTNALELLEIAAVREAIDAGAVEPRDPVNQPLDVLAQHMVTVALGGGFVADELFDEVRTAWSFRYLSREAFDWTLLLVTQGGTTLSAYERFHKVELVEGVYRVPNKRVAQLHRLNVGTITGPSTIEMRFVNGRSLGHVEDSFVGRLREGQHFTFAGQVLRFVGVQADVALVRRGSKKTNLTPIWGGTRLPISESLSRAVRKSLEDSAHAVETGDADGLPNELEAFLPVVASQSRRSIVPAADEVLFEMYSGRDGHRLFAYPFEGRLVHSGISALLSLRLGRITPATFTTTFNDYGFELLCPEPFAFEDYLTPELFSRGNLVEDALESVNTAELARLQFREVARVSGLVFQGYPGSRNRAAGKHLQASSGLIYDVLREFDPDHLLLTQARREVLENQFEQGRLAAALDRIAASRFRVVTIEKPSPLALPLMIERIGSHTMSSEDVEARLARMQAEMQAES from the coding sequence ATGTCCAAAACCCAAACAAAACCTGGGTCGACCCTCGACCGCCTCCGCGGCTGGTTCGCCGATCGCGGCTGGCAACCCCACGCCTTCCAGGAGGAATCGTGGGCCCTCCTCGCCGAGGGTCGGAGCGGCCTGATCCTCGTCCCAACGGGTTCGGGGAAGACCTATGCCGCCTATCTCGGCCCTCTTGCGGAGCTGGCCGACGCCGGTGCCAAGCCCCGCGGCCTCTCCATCTTATATATAAGCCCGCTTCGCGCTCTGTCCCGGGATATCGAGCAGGCCCTACGAGCCCCAATCGAGGCGTTGGACCTGCCCTATTCGGTCGAGAGCCGCACCGGCGACACGTCGAGCACGATCCGCAGCCGCCAGAGACGAAGCCTGCCGAGCGTGCTGGTCACCACGCCCGAATCGTTGTGCCTGCTGCTGACGCAGGAGGGGGCCCTCGAAAAGTTCTCGGACCTTCAATCGATCGTTGTTGACGAGTGGCACGAGCTGCTCAGCAGCAAGCGCGGAAGCCAGGTCGAGCTCGCCCTGGCGCGGCTGCGGAAGTTCGCTCCCGGAGTGCGAACCTGGGGCCTGAGCGCGACCATCTCCAACGCGCCCGAGGCTGCGGCCGCGCTCGTCGGCACCGGAGCCGAGCCAGCCGTCGTCCGCGCCCCCATCGATCGCCCGGTCATCGTCGAGTCACTCCGCCCGACCAATGTCCGCCGCTTCCCCTGGGCCGGCCACATGGGCCTGGCCATGCTCGACGAGGTGCTGAGCTACCTCGACCCTTCGAAGCCGACGCTCCTGTTCACCAACACGCGTTCGCAGGCCGAGAAGTGGTACCACGCGATCGCGATCAAGCGGCCGGAGTGGGAGGGCCGCATCGCGCTGCACCACGGCTCGATCGATCGCGAAGAGCGTGAGCGCGTCGAGCTTGGCGTCAAGGCCGGCGGCATCGGCATCGTGGTGTGTACGAGCTCGCTCGACCTGGGCGTCGACTTCGCGCCCGTCGAGCGGGTGGTGCAGATCGGCTCACCAAAGGGCGTGGCGCGGATCATGCAACGGGCCGGCCGCGCGCGGCACCGGCCCGGCGAGCCGTGCGAGATCACGTGCGTGCCCACCAATGCGCTCGAGTTGCTCGAGATCGCCGCGGTCCGCGAGGCTATCGATGCCGGTGCCGTCGAGCCGCGCGATCCGGTAAACCAGCCGCTCGACGTGCTGGCCCAGCACATGGTCACGGTGGCACTCGGGGGCGGGTTTGTTGCCGATGAACTGTTCGATGAAGTCCGCACGGCGTGGTCGTTCCGGTACCTTTCGCGCGAGGCGTTCGATTGGACATTGCTGCTGGTCACCCAGGGCGGCACGACGCTGAGCGCCTACGAACGCTTCCACAAGGTGGAATTGGTGGAGGGTGTGTACCGCGTGCCCAATAAGCGTGTCGCGCAGTTGCATCGGCTGAATGTCGGCACGATTACCGGGCCAAGCACCATCGAGATGCGGTTCGTGAATGGTCGCAGCCTGGGCCACGTCGAGGACAGCTTCGTTGGGCGCTTGCGAGAGGGCCAGCACTTCACGTTCGCCGGCCAGGTGCTTCGGTTCGTTGGCGTGCAAGCCGATGTTGCGCTGGTGCGGCGCGGCTCGAAGAAGACGAACCTCACGCCCATCTGGGGGGGCACGAGGCTACCGATCAGCGAGAGTTTATCGCGGGCGGTCCGCAAATCGTTGGAGGATTCTGCGCACGCCGTCGAGACGGGCGACGCGGACGGGTTGCCAAACGAACTGGAAGCGTTCCTGCCGGTGGTTGCGTCGCAGTCGCGTCGATCGATTGTTCCCGCGGCCGATGAGGTGCTGTTCGAGATGTACTCCGGCCGCGACGGCCACCGGCTGTTCGCGTATCCGTTCGAGGGCCGGCTGGTTCATAGCGGTATCAGCGCGCTGCTTTCGCTCCGGCTTGGCCGAATCACGCCGGCGACGTTCACCACGACGTTCAACGACTACGGCTTCGAGTTGCTATGCCCCGAACCGTTCGCGTTCGAGGACTATCTGACGCCCGAGCTGTTTTCGCGAGGGAACCTGGTCGAGGATGCCCTGGAGAGCGTCAACACGGCCGAACTGGCGCGTCTCCAGTTCCGCGAGGTCGCGCGGGTGTCGGGGCTGGTGTTCCAGGGGTACCCCGGCAGCCGAAATCGTGCCGCGGGCAAGCACCTCCAGGCGTCGAGTGGGCTGATCTACGACGTGCTCCGCGAGTTCGACCCGGATCACCTGCTGCTCACGCAAGCCAGGCGTGAGGTGCTCGAAAACCAGTTCGAGCAAGGCCGCTTGGCCGCCGCGCTCGATCGGATCGCGGCGAGCCGGTTTCGAGTTGTCACGATCGAGAAGCCCAGCCCGCTCGCGCTCCCGCTCATGATCGAGCGGATCGGCAGCCACACCATGTCGAGCGAAGACGTCGAGGCCCGCCTGGCTCGCATGCAGGCGGAGATGCAGGCCGAATCATGA
- a CDS encoding PD-(D/E)XK nuclease family protein translates to MKTHRLDPSMTPMGAAVEWLLGRAGEGALDLSKTLVATPGARAGRVLITLLARACQDRGLAFWPPQTVTAGRLAETLAPAALPAGEVHRTLAWRVVLNGAPREALRAVLPNANDPARWAEELAQAAEELARGGLRCADVAGAELPPLEEPERWHAMAALQAGYEALLAQSGLADPSLHAIDTEASLGMGLDAVVLLGCVDMTNLARSLLRRATCEVHALVALDSGLHDDGVVDETYWHNVEIDVDPRDVFVTGGPEEQGAMAVRAAADLDTSAIGTADESLAGAVRRAAGGHGLSVHVAWGVPAAASGPGQLLGDIGLLLRERSFAAMARVLRCPMVVASLAEHDQRFLQLPRALDDYEAAALPASAFGTLPEGHERAKRARRIVIHARRALAGAIKPLRGRARTLREWAPEIESALVALLEPAQQGLGPASIAAVEAIGQQLRTLAALPGPIDASRVPAHEAISLVLSQLAQRGTPGEPGGEDVDVLGWLELPLDPSPALVVMGAHHSALPGASTPGPLLTESLRRSLGLPGESRKLARDAASLATLLRGTRRVRFVLGTVDTSAEPLLPSTLLLRGSGDGPARVLERVRSAFETPPAEPELDACQYRVGVLREAPVIDSMAVTSFRTYLESPYLFYLRHALKLREVEPPSLIARLEANTFGTLLHEALRRFALEPGTRNITDQSKIRQLMHAGLWEATEQLTGQERSATTLAQIDAAERRLAAYAAVEADRRLAGWRTIEVEWSPAEHPLLGDTGVSLRGAIDRIDWHERDRKLALLDYKTADTGRSPKQTHRRRDGSWIDLQLPLYEVLAQPVARVYELEHPPTLGYITLAGSEAKVLEACWEHDDVLDAQHCAADIARRVRTGVGAMADIGKPRYEGPHARLAGVGMLLDPEHVAPPAGGGS, encoded by the coding sequence ATGAAGACCCACCGGCTCGACCCCTCGATGACCCCAATGGGGGCCGCGGTCGAGTGGTTGCTTGGCCGGGCGGGCGAGGGTGCCCTGGATCTCTCCAAGACGCTGGTCGCCACGCCGGGTGCCCGGGCGGGGCGTGTGCTCATCACCCTGCTCGCGCGGGCCTGCCAGGATCGCGGGCTGGCGTTCTGGCCTCCGCAGACCGTGACCGCCGGCCGATTGGCCGAGACGCTGGCGCCTGCGGCATTGCCGGCTGGTGAGGTCCACCGCACGCTGGCGTGGCGGGTTGTGTTGAATGGCGCACCGCGGGAGGCCCTTCGGGCGGTGCTGCCCAACGCGAATGATCCGGCGAGGTGGGCCGAGGAACTCGCGCAGGCCGCCGAGGAACTCGCGCGAGGCGGCCTGCGATGCGCCGACGTGGCCGGGGCCGAACTGCCGCCGCTCGAGGAGCCCGAGCGGTGGCACGCGATGGCGGCGTTGCAGGCGGGCTACGAGGCTTTGCTCGCGCAATCGGGGCTGGCCGATCCGTCATTGCACGCGATCGACACAGAAGCCAGCCTCGGCATGGGGCTCGACGCCGTTGTCCTGTTGGGTTGCGTTGACATGACCAACCTCGCGCGTTCGCTGTTGCGACGCGCCACGTGCGAGGTCCACGCGCTGGTAGCGCTCGATTCGGGGTTGCACGACGACGGCGTTGTGGATGAGACGTACTGGCATAACGTGGAGATCGATGTCGACCCGCGAGATGTGTTCGTCACCGGCGGGCCCGAGGAACAGGGCGCGATGGCCGTGCGAGCGGCAGCAGACCTGGATACCAGCGCGATCGGTACTGCCGACGAGTCGCTCGCCGGTGCGGTTCGGCGGGCAGCCGGCGGGCATGGCCTGAGCGTGCATGTCGCCTGGGGTGTTCCGGCTGCGGCGTCTGGCCCCGGACAGTTGCTCGGCGATATTGGCTTGCTCCTGCGCGAACGGAGCTTCGCGGCGATGGCCCGCGTGCTGCGTTGCCCGATGGTGGTGGCCTCGCTCGCCGAACACGACCAGCGGTTCCTGCAACTGCCCCGCGCGCTGGACGACTATGAGGCGGCGGCGCTGCCAGCTTCGGCGTTCGGCACGCTCCCCGAGGGTCACGAACGGGCAAAGCGTGCGCGCCGCATCGTCATCCATGCGCGTCGGGCGCTGGCTGGGGCCATCAAACCGCTGCGTGGCAGGGCGCGGACGCTCCGAGAATGGGCCCCGGAGATCGAGTCGGCCCTCGTTGCGTTGCTCGAACCGGCACAGCAAGGGCTGGGCCCGGCTTCGATCGCCGCCGTCGAGGCCATCGGCCAACAACTCCGCACGCTCGCGGCACTCCCCGGACCGATTGATGCGAGCCGGGTGCCCGCACACGAGGCGATCTCGCTGGTCCTATCTCAACTCGCCCAACGCGGCACCCCCGGCGAGCCGGGCGGCGAGGACGTGGACGTCTTGGGCTGGCTCGAACTGCCGCTCGATCCATCACCCGCGCTGGTGGTGATGGGCGCACACCACTCGGCCCTGCCCGGCGCGAGCACGCCCGGGCCGCTGCTGACCGAGAGCCTCCGCAGATCGCTTGGGTTGCCCGGAGAATCACGCAAGCTCGCACGAGATGCGGCCAGCCTGGCGACACTCCTTCGAGGCACGCGCCGCGTGCGATTCGTGCTGGGCACGGTCGACACCTCGGCCGAACCGCTGCTGCCCAGCACGTTGCTGCTGCGGGGCTCGGGCGATGGGCCCGCGCGCGTGCTGGAGCGTGTGCGTTCGGCGTTCGAGACGCCGCCAGCCGAGCCCGAACTTGATGCGTGCCAGTATCGGGTGGGCGTGTTGCGCGAAGCACCGGTGATCGACAGCATGGCCGTGACGAGCTTCAGGACATACCTCGAAAGCCCGTACCTATTCTATCTGCGCCACGCCCTGAAGCTGCGCGAGGTCGAGCCCCCGTCGCTCATCGCCAGGCTCGAAGCCAATACCTTTGGCACGCTGCTCCACGAGGCGCTCCGCCGGTTCGCCCTCGAACCCGGCACGCGGAACATCACCGACCAGAGCAAGATCCGCCAACTCATGCACGCCGGGTTGTGGGAAGCAACCGAGCAACTCACCGGGCAGGAACGGAGCGCTACCACGCTCGCGCAGATCGACGCGGCCGAACGCCGGCTGGCGGCGTACGCCGCGGTGGAAGCCGATCGCAGGCTCGCGGGGTGGCGCACCATCGAGGTCGAGTGGAGCCCGGCCGAACACCCCTTGCTGGGTGATACGGGCGTGTCGCTCCGCGGCGCCATCGATCGGATCGATTGGCACGAACGGGATCGCAAGCTGGCGCTGCTCGACTACAAGACTGCCGACACGGGCAGGTCTCCGAAGCAGACCCACAGGCGGCGTGACGGATCGTGGATCGATCTGCAACTGCCCCTGTACGAGGTGCTCGCGCAGCCGGTAGCCCGGGTGTACGAGCTCGAGCACCCACCCACGCTTGGCTACATCACGCTCGCGGGCTCGGAGGCCAAGGTCCTGGAAGCCTGTTGGGAGCACGACGACGTTCTCGACGCCCAGCACTGCGCGGCGGACATCGCCCGTCGCGTACGCACGGGTGTCGGGGCGATGGCCGACATCGGCAAGCCCAGGTACGAGGGACCACACGCGCGACTGGCCGGTGTGGGCATGCTGCTGGATCCCGAGCACGTGGCGCCGCCGGCGGGAGGTGGCTCGTGA